CATCCACGAGTACCAGGTGCCCTCGCGCCCCCAGATCCCGCAGTTTGCCCTCCCATTTTTCATCCGGTTTTGCGGGATTTATTCGTGCTTTCCTGGAGGTTGGGGCTGACGGATTAGGGATTGTGGATTGTGTCGTTCTGCAGGGCGCGGAGTTGATGGGGAAATACGGGATCAACGTGCCCAGGGGGGCGGCGGCTGGTTCCGTGCAGGAGGTCAAGGACACCTTGAAGAACGTATTTCCCAGCGAGAAAGAGGTAACGATGCCACAGCTTCCTTATGTTATTTCATCTTATTCACTCCATGGATGCAAAATGCCAGCCCATGGATAGGGTCCGACAGTCATTTGGATGATAGACCAGACTGTAGTTTACTTCGAATATGTACTGAGCAGGTGGTGCATTGATAACAATCTATGATAATTGGTGTTTTTTATGATGATGTAGAATTTTCCGGTGATTAAGGGGCTGTTTTAAGGGGATTTTCATAGTTGGTAGGGGTAAATAGTATTTCGCATAGATCAGTTACAGTTATATCAGTATATTCGTGCAGATGGAGTCATGGTCATGGCACAGGCGCACAGCCTTAGGTTCCTTGACCCTTGAGTAATCTTACATGCTGCTTGTGCTCACACCTACGTGCTATCTTTCTGACCTTTCTGAAGCATGCGTGCTTCTTATGAAATAGTCGAGGAATATTCTTAATTTGGAGTAGCACTACAAATCAAATTTATATAGCTTAGCGTCTGCTATCTTGTTATAATCTAAGAGAATATTAGACATTTCATAATTTGCAGTTTAGCTATGTTTTCATACTCATTATATTTTCGTTGCAGATAGTTGTTAAGAGTCAAATCCTTGCTGGAGGCCGCGGGCTGGGCACTTTCAAAAGTGGGCTGAAAGGTGGTGTTCATATTGTTAAGGCTGAGGAAGCTGAAGGAATTGCAAGTAAGTGTGTTGATAGCGAGTACTTGGATTCATTATGTATTGCTGGCTTGCTGCATAaaaatatgtatgtatgtataacaTTTATTCCTAGAATTCCTGAGATTACTTACACGCTTTTTTTGTTGGTATCATTAGTGGCTTCTGTGTTCTGTCATTACAATTTGAGTTCCTTTGTTTATGATCATCTTTTTTGGCACTCCTATGCACATGAAGAAAAGCACTTTCTTAATTTCTGATCTCATATACACTTTAATGTTTACTTTTAATTCTTTGGTGCTGAAATTTGCTATCATGAAAATTCTGCGTATGAAGTGAGCATGATTACTTTGATACCTTCACGTTTAACTTAAACACATCTGCATTAGGAATATTGCAACCTGTATTGGTAACTGTTTTCTTAAATGTATTGGTAATTGTAAGGATTCCTTTTCATATTCCTTTGACTGTATTGGTTGATTTGTTTCTTGTGTTGTAACTCGACTTTGATGTCTGCTATTAGTTTGTGCAAGTCAATTCATATATGTACACTGCTGAGTGAGTTGTACTGGTATTCTTCTACAGGTAAAATGCTAGGCCAGATTCTGGTCACGAAGCAATCTGGCCCAGAGGGAAAGATTGTGAGCAAGGTTTGAACTTGCGAACTTAAGCTGTTTTTTGCTTGTATGTTCTGTTTACATTGTGTTTCACTCTGCcttttttaccatttttcagTATCACTATGTAGAATTGCTACAAACTAATTCTCAGCCTGTAGGCATGTTTAACAATTATTTTATGATCTTGAGTTCTTGACATTGCCAGATTCTTTGTAAACCATCTTTTCACTTAGCATTTAGCAAGTTTGACCCTTCCACAGTATCGATAACAAGAGGTTCAGACTGTCTTAGCTTACGGTAAGAACCTTTTCAATTCCTGTGAAACATTAACAAAACCGCGGTACATTAACAAAACCGTGGAAAATATATCCAATTGCTCTTCATTCTCCAGTCATGTGAAATATTAACAAAACCGTGGCACATTATAAAGTACTCCTTCCAGTTGTAAATATAAGTCATTTTAGGATTCTGCTCAAACTTTTTCAGTATTAATAAATACATAAAGAACTAAGTAGATTGAGAAATTAGATTGATAATATCAGTTCCATCCTGGGAAGTACTTCTATTATATGTTATCGTTTTTCTTGTAAATATCATATTTTCATATATTTTTGTAGTTGAAGTTCTACCTTGTAATTTGTGGCTATTTCCGGAGTGACTTATATTTATTAAAGGGAGAGAATTATCGTTTGAGGCCATTGCCTGTACATGTATCTGATTCGTAGCTTCCCTCTTAACATTTTCGTGCATTTCAtaattaatattttaaaatacaaTACGAGATATTGCATTTCAATTTGAAAGAGCTTAACATACTTCCGTTGTCATGCTACAATGCTGTATACTTGTATTAAACTCATTACCTCGTATGTTTTAGTAGCAGTACGCCAGTACCTTCTGCGAATCAAAATTGTGGCTCCTGATACTTTTCCATTCTCTTGGACAGGTCTATTTGTGTGAGAAATTATCACTGACTAACGAGATGTACTTTGCCATCACCCTTGACAGGAAAACTGCTGGTCCGGTATGTTGTTTATCTGAGAGTACACTTTATGATGCACTTCATTTTATAATTTCCTTTAGCTACCCTTTTCTACGATTAAACATGTCGGTGCATTTCAATGACTGAATCAACTAAATCAAAAGTTCTTTTTTCATTGTCAGTCTCTTTTATGAAATGACACGATATGTTTTGTCAAGTTCTTTTTTCCTGTTGCTCATTGCTGATCTTCCATCTTCCTTTTTCAGCTCATTATTGCTTGCAGCAAGGGAGGAACCAGTATTGAAGATCTCGCAGAGAAGTATCCTGACATGATTATTAAGGTTACGTTCCGTAATTCAATTGTGGGCTCAATATGCCTCTTTGTGTCATTTACATGTTTCTCAAAATTATTTTCCTAACATGATGATATTTTTGCTTGTTGAAATTCAATCAATTGGAATTTCAGGTTCCTATTGATGTATTCAAAGGAATCACAGATGAGGATGCAGATAAAGTTGTTGATGGCCTAGCGCTGAAGGCAGCAGACAGGCAGTCTTCTATAGAACAGATTAAGAAGCTCTATGAACTTTTCTGCAAGTGTGATTGCACACTGCTGGAGGTATGCAGTGAGAAAAGGTTCTCATTTTGATTGCTTATCTTATGATTTGCATTTCTTCTAATTTGGATGCTTAATGTGGATAGATAAATCCTCTTGCGGAGACAGCTGACAACAAGCTTGTTGCTGCTGATGCAAAGTTGAACTTTGATGATAATGCTGCATTTAGACAGAAAGAAATATTTGCACTGCGTGATACAACACAAGAAGACCCCAGGGAGGTATAGAATTGCTTGTCACTCCCATCCTtcattgtttttctcttcttctgtCGAGTTCTCTTCAAAGGTGTCTGTTCACTTCTTTCTTCCTTTATTAAACCCTTTTCTTGAGGAGTGATGACTGGCACCACTACCTGTACAGGTCGCTGCTGCCAAAGCAGATTTGAACTACATTGGTCTTGATGGAGAGATTGGTTGCATGGTGAATGGAGCAGGATTGGCCATGGCTACCATGGACATTATCAAGTTGCATGGTGGTACACCTGCCAATTTCCTTGATGTTGGTGGAAGTGCATCAGAGGGTCAGGTATAAAGGGTTACCATGTTAATGTTTGATCCTTCGTTTTTATTCTCAGTAGATTGCAAAGCTATATCATCACCTGATCAAGAGATTGGGAACTCATCGAGATCCATCTTAAAACATGGtgtatttttgtgcattgtagTTTGCTGTGCCGCATCAATTTCAACACTGCATGTCTTTATAAATTTTTCTATCCAGGTTGTGGAAGCATTTAAGATCCTGACTTCAGATGATAGAGTGAAGGCAATTCTAGTGAACATTTTTGGGGGCATCATGAAATGTGATGTGATAGCAAGTGGAATTGTAAATGCTGCTAAACAGGTACATTTTGTCTATCCTTAGTCCTGATAATTTTGGCATATTCTTTTCCGAGAATGGTATTTGTGCAATAGCAGTCTTTTCGAGGAACTTCTTTATTTTTCCTGAAATTTAATTCATTTGCATGTCTCTGTTTTGAGAAATTACTGTCCATACAGCACAACTGTACAAGTGAATATTTATTTCAATCTTGTTTCTCTGTCTCTTGATATTACACATGAATTCATTGACGTGGTCCTCTTGCAAAGATAATTAAGTCAttacagcccccccccccccccccccaaaaaaatgcTTGTTTTTTATGTGTATTCCTCTCGAAGAATTTGTGATACTTCATCGAGTGTTTTCCTTAATTTAGtttggttttatatttttatgtcCTGCTTGTAGTGAGGTATGGTTGCTGGAGATAATTTCCTTGTGGTTCCTGTTAAATTAAAGTGTGACGACAAATATTGTAATCTTTTTCTTGTCTGGTGTACAATCGTTTGGAGGCATTTTTTGTCAACATGTTCTTTGAATTAAATTCATTTCCCTCACATTTCCAGCATGTTCCTTGAGTTGAAGTGTCCTTGTTGATTAATGCTCTCCCCCCTACCTCTTGTACCTTACTCATTTTTCCATCCTTTGTCAGGTTGACCTGAAGGTGCCTGTTGTTGTTCGTCTAGAAGGCACCAATGTGGACCAAGGAAAGAGGATTCTTAAGGTAAGTGCTGGTTATAATAGTGTAGTCTGCACGTTCTGAAGTTGTGATAATTATCAGAAACATTCATGGTTCATTGGTGATTGTAATGTTTGTATTGCAGGAAAGTGGAATGACACTGATCACCGCAGAAGATCTTGATGATGCGGCAGAGAAGGCTGTAAAAGCATCCGTCAAATAACTCTAGTGTATGAGTCTGAAGTTTCTTTTTTACAAGATGAGCGGTGCTCTTTTTACGGATTTCGGATCAGGGCGGAAGGCGTGAACTGCAACCTTTTTGAAGAGGGATTATTTTGGCTTGATTTTCCCTGTTAAACGTTGCCAATGCCGAAACGGAGTGAAACGTTGTTGATCTCATGTTAATAAACATTTATCGGCGTGATTAGGCAGCTACATTGTCAAGTGCATTTTACCTCACTTCCTTTTACCCTGATGAGTGATGAGTACATTTCTCACTTTATATGCTGACATGTTGCATCTTGTTCTTTAGCAAAGGCAGTAAATcataaaaattgataaaaaaatGATATGTTGAATTTTAATGTGTTCTGCAATTTGGCTTAGTTCTTTGTTTGGGGGTGCTTAACCTTATGGTCTGATGTACCATGACCGGACACTGGAGGATAATCTGATTAGGACATGGCCCGTGAAAACATCCCAATGCCAGCTGATCATTATTGAAGGACATAAGTTGCTTCGCAATGTTAACCTTGTGCTGATGTGGTTTTCCTG
This window of the Panicum virgatum strain AP13 chromosome 1K, P.virgatum_v5, whole genome shotgun sequence genome carries:
- the LOC120709067 gene encoding succinate--CoA ligase [ADP-forming] subunit beta, mitochondrial, which translates into the protein MVRGSLGKLASRALSVAGRWQHQQLRRLNIHEYQGAELMGKYGINVPRGAAAGSVQEVKDTLKNVFPSEKEIVVKSQILAGGRGLGTFKSGLKGGVHIVKAEEAEGIASKMLGQILVTKQSGPEGKIVSKVYLCEKLSLTNEMYFAITLDRKTAGPLIIACSKGGTSIEDLAEKYPDMIIKVPIDVFKGITDEDADKVVDGLALKAADRQSSIEQIKKLYELFCKCDCTLLEINPLAETADNKLVAADAKLNFDDNAAFRQKEIFALRDTTQEDPREVAAAKADLNYIGLDGEIGCMVNGAGLAMATMDIIKLHGGTPANFLDVGGSASEGQVVEAFKILTSDDRVKAILVNIFGGIMKCDVIASGIVNAAKQVDLKVPVVVRLEGTNVDQGKRILKESGMTLITAEDLDDAAEKAVKASVK